ATCACCGGCTTTTAAGAATTGAGCAGGTTTTCCTTCTTCTTGATACCAACCTTCGCCACCAGTTACTAATAAAAGTTGAAACCCATTACGATGAATATGCCAGTTATTTCTACATCCTGGTTCAAAGGTTACATTCCCAACACCAACATTTACTTTAGGATCTGCAATTAATGTCTTAAGATAACTTTGTCCGACAAAAAATTGAGCATATG
The DNA window shown above is from Peribacillus sp. FSL P2-0133 and carries:
- a CDS encoding cupin domain-containing protein: MAKHEEVKNGVIFPVGEKNEAYAQFFVGQSYLKTLIADPKVNVGVGNVTFEPGCRNNWHIHRNGFQLLLVTGGEGWYQEEGKPAQFLKAGDVIVTHDGVKHWHGATKDSWFEHIAITAGTPEWLEPVTDEEYNRLK